A window of the Rhizobium brockwellii genome harbors these coding sequences:
- a CDS encoding ABC transporter ATP-binding protein, whose amino-acid sequence MNMNASVSIKDLSLNFGAVSVLKDLNLDINDGEFLVLLGSSGCGKSTLLNCIAGLLDASEGQIFIKGKNVTWEEPKDRGIGMVFQSYALYPQMTVEKNLSFGLRVAKVPQAEIDKRVARASEILQIQPLLKRKPAELSGGQRQRVAIGRALVRDVDVFLFDEPLSNLDAKLRSELRVEIKRLHQSLKNTMIYVTHDQIEALTLADRIAIMKSGIIQQLDDPTTIYNRPRNLFVAGFIGSPSMNFLHGELVKSGDGIAFSANGVIFSLAAYDASETLQPGRKVVLGVRPEHIKVNENTGGEEHDATVDIEEPMGADNLLWLKHAGHTMSVRVNGARRFNVGAKVKLSFDMTVASVFDAESELRL is encoded by the coding sequence ATGAATATGAATGCAAGCGTCTCCATCAAGGATCTGTCGCTGAACTTCGGCGCGGTGAGCGTGCTGAAGGATCTCAACCTCGACATCAATGACGGCGAATTCCTCGTGCTGCTCGGCTCGTCCGGTTGCGGCAAGTCGACCTTGCTAAATTGCATCGCCGGCCTGCTCGATGCCTCGGAAGGGCAGATCTTCATCAAGGGCAAGAATGTTACCTGGGAAGAGCCGAAGGACCGCGGCATCGGCATGGTGTTCCAGTCCTATGCGCTCTATCCGCAGATGACCGTCGAGAAGAACCTGTCCTTCGGTCTTCGCGTCGCTAAGGTGCCGCAGGCAGAGATCGACAAGCGGGTGGCGCGTGCCTCCGAAATCCTGCAGATTCAGCCGCTCCTGAAGCGCAAGCCGGCCGAGCTCTCCGGTGGCCAACGCCAGCGCGTGGCGATCGGCCGGGCACTGGTGCGCGACGTCGACGTCTTCCTGTTCGATGAGCCGCTATCCAACCTCGACGCCAAACTCCGCTCGGAGCTGCGTGTCGAGATCAAGCGGCTGCACCAGTCGCTGAAGAACACGATGATCTACGTCACCCATGATCAGATCGAGGCGCTGACGCTTGCCGACCGGATCGCCATCATGAAGAGCGGCATCATCCAGCAGCTCGACGATCCGACGACGATCTACAACAGGCCGCGCAATCTGTTCGTCGCCGGCTTCATCGGCTCGCCGTCGATGAATTTCCTGCACGGCGAGCTGGTCAAATCAGGCGACGGCATTGCCTTTTCGGCCAACGGCGTCATTTTCTCGCTCGCTGCCTACGACGCTAGCGAAACGCTGCAGCCCGGCCGCAAGGTGGTGCTCGGCGTTCGTCCAGAACACATCAAGGTCAACGAGAATACCGGCGGCGAAGAACATGACGCCACCGTCGATATCGAGGAGCCGATGGGCGCGGACAATCTGCTGTGGCTGAAACATGCCGGTCACACGATGTCGGTACGTGTCAACGGCGCACGCCGCTTCAACGTCGGAGCCAAGGTGAA
- a CDS encoding carbohydrate ABC transporter permease: MADVGTLNTTAAGIDAVAPKLGEGPSGPRPRPAVSARNIMLYGTLTIAALYYLLPLYVMVVTSLKGMPEIRLGNIFSPPMEITFEPWVKAWAQACTGLNCDGLSRGFWNSVRITVPSVIISIAIASVNGYALANWRFRGSELFFSILIVGAFIPYQVMIYPIVIILREIGIYGTLTGLVAVHSIFGMPILTLLFRNYFVSLPEELFKAARVDGAGFWQIFLRIMLPMSLPIFVVAMILQVTGIWNDFLFGVVFTRPDTYPMTVQLNNIVNSVQGVKEYNVNMAATILTGLVPLIVYFVSGRLFVRGIAAGAVKG; the protein is encoded by the coding sequence GTGGCTGATGTAGGAACTCTCAACACCACGGCTGCTGGCATCGACGCCGTCGCGCCGAAACTCGGCGAAGGCCCCAGCGGCCCCCGGCCGCGCCCGGCGGTGTCGGCGCGCAACATCATGCTCTATGGCACACTGACGATCGCAGCGCTCTACTATCTGCTGCCGCTCTATGTGATGGTCGTGACGTCGCTGAAGGGCATGCCGGAAATCCGTCTCGGCAACATCTTTTCTCCGCCGATGGAGATCACCTTCGAACCCTGGGTGAAAGCCTGGGCGCAGGCCTGCACCGGCCTCAACTGCGATGGCCTGTCGCGCGGCTTCTGGAATTCGGTGCGCATCACGGTGCCGTCGGTCATCATCTCGATCGCGATTGCCTCGGTGAACGGTTATGCGCTGGCAAACTGGCGCTTCAGAGGATCCGAGCTTTTCTTCTCGATCCTCATCGTCGGCGCATTTATTCCCTATCAGGTGATGATCTATCCGATCGTCATCATCCTGCGCGAAATCGGCATCTACGGCACGCTGACCGGCCTCGTCGCCGTGCATTCGATCTTCGGCATGCCGATCCTGACGCTGCTCTTCCGCAACTATTTCGTGTCGCTGCCGGAGGAACTGTTCAAGGCGGCGCGTGTCGACGGTGCGGGCTTCTGGCAGATCTTCCTGCGGATCATGCTGCCGATGTCGCTGCCGATCTTCGTCGTCGCGATGATCCTGCAGGTGACCGGCATCTGGAACGACTTCCTGTTCGGCGTGGTCTTCACCCGGCCGGATACCTATCCGATGACCGTGCAGCTCAACAACATCGTCAATTCCGTCCAGGGCGTGAAGGAATACAACGTCAACATGGCGGCAACGATCCTCACCGGTCTCGTGCCGCTCATCGTCTACTTCGTGTCGGGACGGCTGTTCGTCCGTGGCATCGCCGCCGGCGCAGTGAAGGGTTGA
- a CDS encoding carbohydrate ABC transporter permease has protein sequence MTGQARAGRPNKLLRNLNAKIASIPMILTAMVIFVGGTFWTVFYSFTNSKLLPRLSFVGFDQYQRLWAAPRWVTAIENLAIYGILSLIFSLVIGFMLAALMDQKIRFENTFRTIFLYPFALSFIVTGLVWQWILNPDFGIQAVVRSIGWTSFTFNPLYTPEIVIYGILIAALWQGTGLVMCLMLAGLRGIDEDIWKAARVDGIPMWRTYLFIVIPMMRPVFITTIVIIASGIVKVYDLVVAQTSGGPGISSEVPAKYVYDYMFQAQNLGQGFAASTMMLVTVAIIIVPWAYLEFGGGRKRG, from the coding sequence ATGACGGGTCAAGCGCGAGCAGGCCGGCCAAACAAGTTACTGCGCAATCTGAATGCGAAGATTGCGTCCATCCCGATGATCCTGACAGCGATGGTGATCTTTGTCGGCGGCACGTTTTGGACGGTCTTTTATTCTTTCACCAATTCCAAGCTCCTTCCGCGGTTGAGTTTTGTCGGATTCGATCAGTACCAGCGCCTCTGGGCGGCACCCCGCTGGGTGACGGCGATCGAGAATCTGGCTATCTACGGCATCCTCTCGCTGATCTTCAGCCTGGTCATCGGTTTCATGCTCGCCGCGCTGATGGACCAGAAGATCCGCTTCGAAAACACCTTCCGCACGATCTTTCTCTATCCCTTCGCGCTGTCCTTCATCGTGACGGGCCTCGTCTGGCAATGGATTCTGAATCCTGATTTCGGCATTCAGGCGGTGGTGCGCTCGATCGGGTGGACGAGTTTCACCTTCAATCCGCTCTATACGCCTGAAATCGTCATCTACGGCATTCTGATCGCGGCGCTGTGGCAGGGAACGGGTCTCGTCATGTGCCTGATGCTTGCCGGCCTGCGTGGGATCGATGAGGACATCTGGAAAGCGGCGCGTGTGGACGGCATTCCGATGTGGAGGACCTATCTCTTCATCGTCATCCCGATGATGCGGCCGGTCTTCATTACGACGATCGTCATCATCGCCTCCGGCATCGTCAAGGTCTACGACCTCGTGGTCGCGCAGACATCGGGCGGACCGGGCATTTCCTCGGAAGTGCCGGCGAAATATGTCTACGATTACATGTTCCAGGCGCAAAACCTGGGGCAGGGCTTTGCTGCCTCGACCATGATGCTCGTCACAGTCGCGATCATTATCGTTCCGTGGGCCTATCTGGAATTCGGCGGAGGGCGCAAGCGTGGCTGA
- a CDS encoding ABC transporter substrate-binding protein, whose product MKIRILAAVLTASVALPFGAANATDLEVTHWWTSGGESAAVAELAKAFDATGNHWVDGAIAGSGGTARPIMISRITGGDPMGATQFNHGRQAEELVQAGLMRDLTDVATAEHWKDIIRPSSLLDSCTIDGKIYCAPVNIHSWQWLWLSNAAFKKAGVEVPKNWDEFVAAAPALEKAGIIPLAVGGQPWQATGAFDVLMVAVAGKDTFNKVFKDKDAEVAAGPEIAKVFKAADDARRMAKGSNVQDWNQATNLVITGKAGGQIMGDWAQGEFALAGQTAGTDYTCLPGLGVNEIISTGGDAFYFPLLKDEEKSKAQAVLAKTLLDPKTQVAFNLKKGSLPVRGDVDLAAANDCMKKGLDILAKGNVIQGTDQLLSADSQKQKEDLFSEFFANPSMTPEDAQKRFAGIIASAD is encoded by the coding sequence CACCGATCTCGAAGTCACGCATTGGTGGACTTCGGGCGGCGAATCAGCTGCCGTCGCCGAACTGGCAAAGGCATTCGACGCTACCGGCAACCACTGGGTCGACGGTGCTATCGCCGGTTCCGGCGGCACTGCCCGTCCGATCATGATCAGCCGCATTACCGGCGGCGACCCAATGGGCGCCACCCAGTTCAACCATGGCCGCCAGGCTGAGGAGCTCGTTCAGGCTGGCCTGATGCGCGACCTGACCGATGTGGCGACCGCCGAGCACTGGAAGGATATCATTCGTCCGTCGAGCCTGCTCGATTCCTGCACCATCGACGGCAAGATCTACTGCGCTCCCGTCAACATCCACTCCTGGCAGTGGCTGTGGCTTTCGAACGCCGCCTTCAAGAAGGCCGGCGTCGAGGTTCCGAAGAACTGGGATGAGTTCGTCGCTGCGGCTCCAGCTCTCGAAAAGGCCGGCATCATTCCGCTCGCCGTCGGCGGTCAGCCGTGGCAGGCGACAGGCGCTTTCGACGTGCTGATGGTTGCGGTCGCCGGCAAGGATACCTTCAACAAGGTCTTCAAGGACAAGGATGCGGAAGTTGCCGCCGGTCCCGAAATCGCCAAGGTGTTCAAGGCGGCCGACGATGCTCGGCGCATGGCCAAAGGCAGCAACGTCCAGGATTGGAACCAGGCCACCAACCTTGTCATCACTGGCAAGGCCGGCGGCCAGATCATGGGCGACTGGGCGCAGGGTGAGTTCGCGCTCGCCGGTCAGACGGCCGGTACCGACTATACCTGCTTGCCGGGCCTCGGCGTGAACGAGATCATCTCGACTGGCGGCGACGCCTTCTACTTCCCGCTGCTGAAGGACGAAGAAAAGTCCAAGGCGCAGGCCGTGCTTGCCAAGACCCTGCTCGATCCCAAGACCCAGGTTGCCTTTAACCTGAAGAAGGGTTCGCTGCCGGTTCGCGGCGACGTCGATCTCGCCGCCGCCAACGACTGCATGAAGAAGGGTCTCGACATCCTGGCCAAGGGCAACGTGATCCAAGGCACCGACCAGCTGCTTTCGGCTGACAGCCAGAAGCAGAAGGAAGACCTCTTCTCCGAATTCTTCGCCAATCCGTCGATGACGCCGGAAGACGCTCAGAAGCGTTTTGCCGGGATCATCGCTTCTGCTGACTGA